One stretch of Diabrotica undecimpunctata isolate CICGRU chromosome 5, icDiaUnde3, whole genome shotgun sequence DNA includes these proteins:
- the LOC140441277 gene encoding tubulin alpha-1 chain, with amino-acid sequence MRECISVHVGQAGVQIGNACWELYCLEHGIQPDGQMPSDKTVGGGDDSFNTFFSETGAGKHVPRAVFVDLEPTVVDEVRTGTYRQLFHPEQLITGKEDAANNYARGHYTIGKEIVDLVLDRIRKLADQCTGLQGFLIFHSFGGGTGSGFTSLLMERLSVDYGKKSKLEFAIYPAPQVSTAVVEPYNSILTTHTTLEHSDCAFMVDNEAIYDICRRNLDIERPTYTNLNRLIGQIVSSITASLRFDGALNVDLTEFQTNLVPYPRIHFPLVTYAPVISAEKAYHEQLSVAEITNACFEPANQMVKCDPRHGKYMACCMLYRGDVVPKDVNAAIATIKTKRTIQFVDWCPTGFKVGINYQPPTVVPGGDLAKVQRAVCMLSNTTAIAEAWARLDHKFDLMYAKRAFVHWYVGEGMEEGEFSEAREDLAALEKDYEEVGMDSGEGEGEGAEEY; translated from the exons ATG CGTGAATGTATCTCAGTCCATGTTGGCCAAGCTGGAGTCCAAATTGGTAATGCCTGCTGGGAATTGTACTGCCTGGAACATGGTATCCAACCTGATGGTCAGATGCCATCAGACAAGACTGTTGGAGGAGGAGATGACAGTTTCAACACATTCTTCAGTGAAACTGGTGCTGGCAAACATGTACCTAGAGCAGTATTTGTTGATTTGGAACCAACTGTAGTAGATGAAGTACGTACTGGTACATACCGTCAATTGTTCCATCCAGAACAACTCATCACAGGCAAAGAAGATGCTGCCAATAACTACGCTAGAGGTCACTATACAATTGGTAAAGAAATAGTTGACTTGGTATTAGACAGAATCCGTAAATTGGCTGATCAATGTACTGGACTTCAAGGTTTCCTGATCTTCCACTCATTTGGTGGTGGTACTGGATCTGGTTTCACTTCTTTGTTGATGGAACGCTTATCTGTTGACTATGGTAAAAAATCAAAACTGGAATTCGCCATCTACCCAGCTCCTCAAGTATCTACTGCTGTAGTAGAACCATACAACTCAATCTTGACCACCCACACCACTCTTGAACACTCAGACTGTGCCTTTATGGTCGACAATGAAGCCATATATGACATCTGCAGACGTAACCTAGACATCGAGCGCCCTACTTACACCAACTTGAACAGACTTATTGGCCAAATCGTATCCTCAATCACAGCTTCTCTAAGATTTGATGGTGCTCTAAATGTTGACTTGACAGAATTCCAAACTAACTTGGTTCCTTACCCTCGTATTCACTTCCCTCTTGTCACCTATGCCCCAGTAATTTCTGCTGAAAAGGCTTACCATGAACAACTTTCTGTAGCTGAAATCACCAATGCCTGTTTCGAACCTGCTAACCAGATGGTAAAATGTGATCCAAGACATGGTAAATACATGGCTTGCTGTATGTTGTACAGAGGAGATGTAGTACCAAAGGATGTAAATGCTGCTATTGCAACCATAAAGACCAAACGTACCATCCAATTTGTAGACTGGTGTCCAACTGGTTTCAAAGTAGGTATCAACTACCAACCACCAACTGTTGTACCTGGAGGTGATTTGGCTAAAGTACAACGTGCTGTATGCATGTTGTCCAACACTACAGCTATTGCTGAAGCATGGGCAAGATTGGACCACAAATTCGATCTTATGTATGCCAAGAGAGCTTTCGTCCACTGGTATGTAGGAGAGGGTATGGAAGAAGGTGAATTCTCTGAAGCTCGTGAAGATTTGGCTGCTTTGGAGAAAGATTATGAAGAAGTTGGTATGGATTCTGGAGAAGGCGAGGGCGAAGGAGCTGAAGAATATTAA